In Lactococcus protaetiae, the genomic window GGGTGCAAAAATAGAGCGTAATTTACAAGAAGGAAAACTCGTAATTGATACACGCTCTGTTGTTTCACGCCCGCTACCTTATGGTAAGATAAATTCATTACGTGCATCTTATTATTTTAATGGTGCGTTGTTGGGACGTTTTGGTAAAGCGACAGTTGGACTTCCTGGAGGCTGTGATTTAGGTCCACGTCCGATTGATCTGCATATTAAAGCTTTTGAAGCACTAGGCGCGGAATTTTCATATCTTGAAGATGCGATGCACTTAGAGCAAAAGTTGAATCATCTGCATGGAACGACAATCTATATGGATATGGTATCTGTTGGAGCAACGATAAATACAATGCTTGCCGCAAGCAGAGCAGAAGGAATAACAATTATCGAAAATGCTGCTCGTGAACCAGAGATTATTGATGTAGCTACCTTACTCAATAATATGGGAGCAAAAGTTCGAGGGGCAGGAACGGATGTTATCCGTATCACCGGTACAGGAGAAATGCATGGAGCTCGTCATACAGTAATTCCTGATCGTATTGAAGCTGGGACTTACTTGGCGCTTGCAGCGGCAATGGGCGATGGTGTTATCGTTGAGAACGTAATTTACGAACACTTAGAATCTTTCATTGCGAAACTTGAAGAAATGGGTGTTCACATGACAATTCGTGAGGACAGCATTGAGGTTCATAAATCTGAAAATCTTAAAGCAGTTAACATTAAAACTGTTCCTTATCCGGGCTTTGCTACAGATTTGCAACAACCTATTACCCCACTTTTGCTTAAAGCGGAGGGGCGTGGCTGGATTATGGATACCATTTATGAAAAGCGGATTAACCATGTTCCAGAACTTGCTCGTATGGGAGCTGACATTTCAATATTAGATGATAGAATTATCTATGAATCTCCCAATAGCTTGGTAGGGAGTTGCGTTAAAGCAACAGATCTTCGAGCTGGTGCGGCTCTAGTTCTTGCTGGTGTTATTGCAAATGGAAAGACAGAAATCTCAAATATTGAGTTTATTTTGAGAGGTTATGACCATATTATTGAAAAACTGACTTCTGTCGGTGTTGATATTAAACTTATTGAAGCGTGACTATTTTCCAGATTTTTCGTATAAATAAGAGGAGGAAAAACAAATGGCAGATAAATTGAAATTTGAGATTGTCGAAGAGCTGATTGTGTTGTCTGAAAATGCAAAAGGTTGGCGCAAAGAGCTTAATCGTGTCTCTTGGAATGATGCGGAACCAAAATATGATATTCGCACTTGGTCACCTGACCACGAAAAAATGGGTAAAGGAATTACTTTGTCCGAAGAAGAATTTGGTGTTCTTTTAAAAGAACTAGGAAATAAATAAGAAAAGTCCAGCATATTAGCTGAACTTTTTTATTTACTTAATGGACAAAGACCATCACAACAACACCGATGTAGATGATAAAAGTAATGAAAAATGTTATACGCCACCAAAGCTTTAAGAAGCGACGATAAGTAAAGTGCTTATAGTAGAATAAATCAAGTAAGAGTAAAACAAGTGCTAATCCTGAGATGATAAGCAGATAGTAAGGAAGAACGCTGATACTTGTCGCATTTTTTGAGAAAATCTGCATACCTAAAATCAGAAAAATCGTAAAGACATCTGGAATTTTGAGTTTGCGATTGGTAATGTGACGTAATTTGAAAAACTTGAAAATAAACACGAGCGCTATAAATACAATTAAAGGATAAAGCGCGATAAGGACTTTAGTAAACATAGGTTAATTGTAGCGGTTTTGAGCTAGTTTGTAAAGTATTTATTTACAGGAGAAAGTGCACGGATAATTGCAAGTCCAAAGATCGTAACAAGTACTGCTTTGATAATCTCCACGACTAAGAATGGAGTAAAACCTGCTCGCAATGCATTTGTCCAGTCAATGTTCATAAATAATTTAATCCAAAGCGTTCCTACAAGGAGCATAAGGATATGACCGATGATGTTAATTGTCAGTGCTGGTATGGGTTTATAGTCAATTTTGTGCAATCCCCATGAAATCAAAGTGCCTATAAATAGAAAAGCAACAAGAAACCCACCTGTTGCTCCAAAAAGAACTGCAATACCAGAAGTTCCTCCTGTGAATACAGGAATACCAATAAAACCAAGAATTAAATAAATTAAAATAGCAAAAAAAGTTTCACGAGCTTTGAGAAAGGTTGCGACAAGACCTACGGCGAGTGTTTGCAAAGTGATAGGGACGATTCCTATTGGAATAGCTAATGGTGAAAGCACTGCGATGATTGCGGCACCTATTGCAATCAATGTGAGTGAATAAAGTTTTGTATTTTGCATATAAAATCCCTTTAGGCATTAAATTTTGTGTAAAAATGAAGAGGAGATAGTTGTTTTATAGATAAAATAAAATATACTAAAAAATCAAAACTTTTGCAAGCTTTGATTTTTTAGTATTGGTCAAATTTCGCGTATTTCGGTAAATTGAGCATGAACAAAATCTGCTAAAGTTTTTGGTTCAATCTGAATACTACGTCCAAGTTCACCTGCCGAACAGATGATGAAGTCTTTATCTTGGGCAATTGTATCTATAAAAATCGGAAATTTCTTATTTTGCCAGATTCCGACAGGGTTATTTGCACCGTGGATATAGCCTGTTGTTTTTTGCAGATCTTTTTGTGGAATCATAGTGACTTTTTTGTTGCCGCTGACTTTTGCGAGCTTTTTCTCTGAGAGGTGTTCGGTCAAAGGAAGGATGCCGATGATTGGACCTGTCCTATCTCCGATAAGGGCAAGGGTTTTATAGATGTCGCTACGCGTGATGTTATCAGGGAGTGTGTCGCTTTCAAGTGCATTGATGGCAAGACCGATATGCTTTATTTTTGCTTTGTCAAGAATTTGCTCAACAAGTGTTTTCTTTAATTTTTGCTTTTTAGCCATGATTTCATTATAAGGACTT contains:
- a CDS encoding UDP-N-acetylglucosamine 1-carboxyvinyltransferase, with the translated sequence MKKIVINGGKRISGKISISGAKNSVVALIPATILANDIVTLEGVPDISDVTSLVEIMEIMGAKIERNLQEGKLVIDTRSVVSRPLPYGKINSLRASYYFNGALLGRFGKATVGLPGGCDLGPRPIDLHIKAFEALGAEFSYLEDAMHLEQKLNHLHGTTIYMDMVSVGATINTMLAASRAEGITIIENAAREPEIIDVATLLNNMGAKVRGAGTDVIRITGTGEMHGARHTVIPDRIEAGTYLALAAAMGDGVIVENVIYEHLESFIAKLEEMGVHMTIREDSIEVHKSENLKAVNIKTVPYPGFATDLQQPITPLLLKAEGRGWIMDTIYEKRINHVPELARMGADISILDDRIIYESPNSLVGSCVKATDLRAGAALVLAGVIANGKTEISNIEFILRGYDHIIEKLTSVGVDIKLIEA
- a CDS encoding YdbC family protein → MADKLKFEIVEELIVLSENAKGWRKELNRVSWNDAEPKYDIRTWSPDHEKMGKGITLSEEEFGVLLKELGNK
- a CDS encoding DUF3397 domain-containing protein, producing MFTKVLIALYPLIVFIALVFIFKFFKLRHITNRKLKIPDVFTIFLILGMQIFSKNATSISVLPYYLLIISGLALVLLLLDLFYYKHFTYRRFLKLWWRITFFITFIIYIGVVVMVFVH
- a CDS encoding biotin transporter BioY, coding for MQNTKLYSLTLIAIGAAIIAVLSPLAIPIGIVPITLQTLAVGLVATFLKARETFFAILIYLILGFIGIPVFTGGTSGIAVLFGATGGFLVAFLFIGTLISWGLHKIDYKPIPALTINIIGHILMLLVGTLWIKLFMNIDWTNALRAGFTPFLVVEIIKAVLVTIFGLAIIRALSPVNKYFTN
- a CDS encoding aminoacyl-tRNA deacylase — its product is MAKKQKLKKTLVEQILDKAKIKHIGLAINALESDTLPDNITRSDIYKTLALIGDRTGPIIGILPLTEHLSEKKLAKVSGNKKVTMIPQKDLQKTTGYIHGANNPVGIWQNKKFPIFIDTIAQDKDFIICSAGELGRSIQIEPKTLADFVHAQFTEIREI